The following are encoded together in the Monodelphis domestica isolate mMonDom1 chromosome 5, mMonDom1.pri, whole genome shotgun sequence genome:
- the GDF11 gene encoding growth/differentiation factor 11, with translation MVPAAPVLFCLLLLALELRPRGEAAEGPAAGGERGTQASEEPEGCPVCVWRQHSKELRLESIKSQILSKLRLKEAPNISREVVKQLLPKAPPLQEILDLHDFQGDALQPEDFLEEDEYHATTETVISMAQETDPAVQTDGSPHCCHFHFSPKVMFTKVLKAQLWVYLRPVPRPATVYLQILRLKPLGGEGTTGGGGGSGGGGRRHIRIRSLKIELHSRSGHWQSIDFKQVLHSWFRQPQSNWGIEINAFDPSGTDLAVTSLGPGAEGLHPFMELHVLENTKRSRRNLGLDCDEHSSESRCCRYPLTVDFEAFGWDWIIAPKRYKANYCSGQCEYMFMQKYPHTHLVQQANPRGSAGPCCTPTKMSPINMLYFNDKQQIIYGKIPGMVVDRCGCS, from the exons atGGTGCCCGCGGCCCCAGTGCTCTTCTGCCTCCTGCTCCTCGCCCTGGAGCTGCGGCCCCGGGGGGAGGCGGCCGAGGGCCCGGCAGCCGGCGGGGAGCGCGGGACCCAGGCGTCCGAGGAGCCGGAGGGCTGCCCCGTGTGCGTGTGGCGCCAGCACAGCAAGGAGCTGAGGCTGGAGAGCATCAAGTCGCAGATCCTGAGCAAACTGCGGCTCAAGGAAGCGCCCAACATCAGCCGCGAGGTGGTGAAGCAGCTCCTGCCCAAGGCGCCCCCCCTGCAGGAGATACTGGACCTACACGACTTCCAAGGCGACGCGCTGCAGCCCGaggacttcctggaggaggaCGAATACCACGCCACCACCGAGACCGTCATCAGCATGGCCCAGGAAA cGGACCCTGCGGTGCAGACAGATGGCAGCCCCCATTGTTGCCACTTCCACTTCAGCCCCAAAGTAATGTTCACAAAGGTGCTGAAGGCCCAGCTGTGGGTGTACTTGAGGCCGGTCCCCCGCCCTGCCACCGTCTACCTGCAAATCCTGCGCCTGAAGCccctgggaggggaaggaactacAGGAGGTGGGGGGGGCAGCGGCGGCGGGGGCCGGCGCCACATCCGCATCCGATCCCTCAAGATCGAGCTGCACTCCCGATCGGGCCACTGGCAGAGCATCGACTTCAAGCAGGTGCTGCACAGCTGGTTCCGGCAGCCGCAGAGTAACTGGGGCATCGAGATCAACGCTTTCGATCCCAGCGGCACCGACCTGGCTGTTACCTCCCTGGGGCCAGGGGCGGAAGGGCTG CACCCATTTATGGAACTTCACGTGCTGGAGAACACCAAACGCTCCAGGAGGAATCTGGGCCTCGACTGTGACGAGCACTCAAGCGAGTCCCGGTGCTGCCGATACCCGCTCACCGTGGACTTTGAGGCCTTCGGCTGGGACTGGATCATCGCGCCCAAACGCTACAAGGCCAACTACTGCTCTGGCCAGTGCGAGTACATGTTCATGCAGAAGTACCCGCACACCCACCTGGTGCAGCAGGCCAACCCCCGAGGCTCAGCCGGGCCCTGTTGTACTCCCACCAAGATGTCCCCCATCAACATGCTCTATTTTAACGATAAGCAGCAGATTATCTACGGCAAGATCCCCGGCATGGTGGTGGATCGCTGTGGCTGCTCTTAA